One segment of Nostoc flagelliforme CCNUN1 DNA contains the following:
- a CDS encoding FAD binding domain-containing protein: MQPFSYTKVTSQEVAIATVNQDKTAAFIAGGTDLLGLMKDGVQTANILIDINSLPLADIEFQTTGIRIGAVSRMTDVAFHPQIQECYPVISQALLQSSSPQLRNMATVGGNLLQRVRCSYFRDPVFPCNKRTPGIGCSAITGYNRMHAIFGASEHCIAVHPSDLAVALAALDAVICIQGAEKERRISIHDFYLLPGETPEKETLLQPGELIVAIEVPNSAYKSHYLKVRDRASYEFALVSVAVALDVERDMIKSARIAFGGVAPKPWRARDAEKLLQGKPINEATFRDAAAVAIKEAKPQTDNEFKIELVKRALIRALSVVAKES; encoded by the coding sequence ATGCAGCCATTTAGTTATACTAAAGTTACTTCCCAAGAAGTTGCGATCGCAACAGTTAATCAAGACAAAACTGCTGCATTTATTGCTGGTGGCACAGATTTACTCGGATTGATGAAGGATGGAGTTCAAACAGCAAATATATTGATTGATATTAATAGTTTGCCCTTAGCAGATATTGAATTTCAAACTACTGGAATTCGCATTGGTGCAGTTTCTCGGATGACTGATGTAGCTTTTCATCCCCAAATTCAGGAGTGCTATCCAGTAATTAGCCAAGCATTGCTACAAAGTTCTTCACCACAACTGCGAAATATGGCAACCGTGGGCGGTAATTTACTACAACGAGTCCGCTGTAGCTACTTTCGCGATCCGGTTTTTCCTTGTAATAAACGCACTCCCGGTATAGGTTGTTCGGCAATTACAGGTTACAATCGAATGCACGCTATTTTCGGAGCTAGCGAACATTGTATTGCTGTGCATCCTTCAGATTTAGCTGTGGCACTAGCGGCATTAGATGCGGTGATTTGCATCCAAGGCGCAGAAAAAGAACGGCGAATTTCAATTCATGATTTTTATCTCTTGCCAGGTGAGACACCAGAAAAAGAAACTCTATTACAGCCTGGAGAATTAATTGTTGCTATTGAAGTTCCAAATTCTGCATATAAGTCCCATTATTTAAAAGTAAGAGATCGAGCTTCCTACGAATTTGCTCTTGTTTCCGTAGCTGTTGCTTTAGACGTAGAACGAGACATGATTAAATCAGCACGTATCGCTTTTGGGGGAGTAGCACCCAAACCTTGGCGTGCAAGGGATGCTGAGAAATTGCTCCAAGGAAAACCAATCAATGAAGCTACCTTTAGAGATGCAGCCGCAGTAGCTATCAAAGAAGCGAAACCGCAAACAGACAATGAATTCAAAATTGAATTAGTCAAACGCGCTTTGATCCGCGCCCTCTCAGTTGTGGCAAAAGAATCATGA
- a CDS encoding (2Fe-2S)-binding protein, translating to MEDNSLAPISLNSLAQELKILGSEEVDLSLNVNNISYTLKLEPRVTLLDALREKLGLMGTKKACDRGECGACTILVNGRRINSCMTLAIMHIGAEITTIEGLAQDGKLHPMQTAFITHDAFQCGYCTSGQIVSAVGMILEESPKSEAEIREKMSGNLCRCGAYPNIIAAIRDVLEEMSDAAI from the coding sequence ATGGAAGATAATTCCTTAGCTCCAATAAGTTTAAACTCTCTTGCTCAAGAATTAAAAATATTGGGTTCAGAGGAAGTAGACTTATCGCTGAATGTCAATAATATTTCCTACACGCTGAAGCTAGAACCTCGTGTGACTTTACTTGATGCACTGCGGGAAAAGCTAGGTCTGATGGGAACTAAAAAAGCTTGCGATCGCGGCGAATGTGGTGCATGTACTATTCTAGTTAATGGTCGGCGAATTAACTCCTGTATGACTTTAGCAATAATGCACATCGGTGCTGAAATTACCACAATTGAAGGATTAGCCCAAGATGGCAAACTCCACCCCATGCAAACAGCCTTTATTACCCATGATGCTTTTCAATGTGGTTACTGCACATCGGGTCAAATTGTCTCAGCCGTGGGGATGATATTAGAAGAATCGCCCAAATCGGAAGCAGAAATTCGAGAAAAGATGAGTGGAAACCTTTGCCGTTGTGGAGCATACCCTAATATTATTGCGGCAATTCGGGATGTGCTAGAGGAAATGTCAGATGCAGCCATTTAG
- a CDS encoding FAD-dependent oxidoreductase — protein sequence MKTNLTDKLSKAIVEKVAIIGAGPGGLAAAIALRSQGIDVQVYEKAQEFGPAGTGLGLAPNGLNCLDAIAPGIVETLKSSGCEVHHTVLKNIQGETIRANATKYLEQYGQPLLTIWWYRLQQVLASRLPSDIIHLNHRCIGFEQDENGVEIHFDGEKSVYADLLIGADGVNSVIRETLFGESKPNYIGSMCWRAVIKYHHELFNDYELVFVKGNKQFMYLLNVGGGYTSWISRKFSPEYSLSHSADEVKSRILHELADWDKSFRAVVEATSAEQIWEGPICDRPPLTQWSQGRVTLSGDAAHPMAPAMGQGANTTFEDAYELRECFSHSANLQEALTSYEQRRIERTKIIQARSALGEMRYYEDTSTSPGQTPQRQMTPNEDFNKWLYDYKPAVTS from the coding sequence ATGAAAACAAATCTAACTGATAAATTATCTAAAGCTATAGTAGAGAAAGTTGCCATAATCGGTGCTGGGCCAGGCGGATTAGCTGCTGCGATCGCACTTAGAAGCCAAGGGATAGATGTTCAAGTATACGAAAAAGCACAAGAATTTGGTCCGGCTGGAACTGGACTAGGACTAGCTCCTAATGGCTTGAATTGTTTAGATGCGATCGCACCGGGAATTGTCGAAACCCTCAAAAGTTCAGGATGCGAGGTTCACCACACGGTTTTAAAGAATATTCAGGGAGAAACAATCCGGGCTAACGCAACTAAATATTTAGAACAATATGGACAACCATTACTGACTATTTGGTGGTATCGTTTACAGCAAGTATTAGCATCTAGATTGCCATCTGATATCATTCACCTCAATCATCGCTGTATCGGCTTTGAGCAAGATGAAAACGGTGTGGAAATTCATTTTGATGGTGAAAAATCGGTATATGCAGATTTACTGATTGGGGCTGATGGGGTCAACTCTGTAATTAGAGAAACTTTATTTGGCGAGAGTAAGCCTAATTATATCGGTAGTATGTGTTGGCGTGCCGTCATCAAATATCACCACGAGCTATTTAATGACTATGAACTAGTTTTTGTCAAAGGCAATAAACAATTTATGTACCTTCTCAATGTGGGCGGTGGCTATACCAGTTGGATTAGTCGAAAATTTTCGCCTGAGTACTCTCTCTCTCACAGCGCTGATGAGGTGAAATCTCGCATTCTCCATGAATTAGCCGACTGGGACAAATCATTTCGGGCAGTGGTAGAAGCGACATCAGCCGAGCAAATTTGGGAAGGGCCGATTTGCGATCGCCCGCCGTTAACTCAATGGAGCCAAGGCAGAGTAACACTGTCAGGCGATGCCGCTCATCCAATGGCACCTGCTATGGGACAGGGAGCTAACACCACTTTTGAAGATGCTTATGAACTGCGAGAGTGTTTTTCCCATTCAGCTAATCTCCAAGAAGCTTTAACTAGCTACGAACAGCGTCGCATTGAGCGCACAAAAATCATCCAAGCTCGCAGTGCTTTGGGTGAGATGCGCTACTACGAAGACACATCAACATCTCCTGGACAGACACCACAACGGCAAATGACGCCCAATGAAGATTTTAATAAATGGTTATATGATTACAAACCAGCTGTAACAAGTTAA
- a CDS encoding calcium-binding protein, whose protein sequence is MAVIWTPGPRPTNRADTGISDAASDNFSGFGGNDTLIGGDGNDTLIGGAGRDLLQGGDGIDLLAGGAGSDTIIGDRGNDIFTGEGGDDRLI, encoded by the coding sequence ATGGCAGTAATTTGGACTCCAGGCCCAAGGCCAACCAATAGAGCAGATACAGGTATTAGTGATGCCGCTTCTGATAACTTCAGTGGTTTTGGTGGAAATGACACCCTAATTGGTGGCGATGGTAATGACACTCTAATTGGTGGCGCTGGTCGTGACTTGCTACAAGGTGGCGATGGTATCGACTTGCTAGCTGGTGGGGCCGGCAGCGATACCATAATAGGCGATCGCGGCAACGATATCTTCACTGGCGAAGGCGGTGACGACCGACTCATCTAG
- the leuD gene encoding 3-isopropylmalate dehydratase small subunit — translation MVSEVKTVSGRGIPLVGNDIDTDRIIPARYLKAVTFDGLGEGAFIDDRTALKGEHPFDQPQYQGANILIVNRNFGCGSSREHAPQAIAKWGIQALIGESFAEIFFGNCVAMGIPCLTADAVTVKQLQDLVAANPQAAVTVNLETLQVQIGDYTAPVAIGEGTRSTFISGTWDACGQLVANADQVRVTAAKLPYVSWGNFAAS, via the coding sequence ATGGTGAGCGAAGTTAAAACAGTTTCAGGGCGCGGTATCCCCTTAGTGGGCAATGATATAGATACCGATCGCATCATTCCCGCGCGATATTTGAAAGCCGTTACCTTTGATGGGTTAGGCGAAGGCGCATTTATCGATGACCGGACAGCACTTAAAGGTGAACATCCCTTTGACCAACCCCAGTACCAAGGGGCGAATATTTTAATAGTCAATAGAAATTTTGGCTGTGGTTCATCACGGGAACACGCACCCCAAGCGATCGCAAAATGGGGAATCCAAGCTTTAATCGGTGAAAGCTTCGCCGAAATCTTTTTTGGTAACTGTGTGGCAATGGGCATACCTTGTCTGACAGCCGATGCTGTTACTGTTAAACAACTGCAAGATTTAGTCGCTGCCAATCCTCAAGCCGCCGTGACAGTGAATCTGGAAACCTTGCAAGTACAAATTGGTGATTACACCGCCCCAGTTGCGATCGGTGAAGGGACAAGAAGCACATTTATTTCTGGAACTTGGGACGCTTGTGGTCAGTTGGTAGCCAATGCTGACCAAGTTCGGGTAACGGCTGCAAAATTACCCTACGTAAGTTGGGGCAATTTTGCTGCAAGTTAG
- the leuC gene encoding 3-isopropylmalate dehydratase large subunit — MSKGTLFDKVWDLHTVGTLPSGLTQLFIGLHLIHEVTSPQAFAMLRERGLKVLFPQRTVATVDHIVPTENQARPFADNLAEEMIQALENNCQENGITFYNIGSGSQGIVHVIAPELGLTQPGMTIACGDSHTSSHGAFGAIAFGIGTSQVRDVLASQTLALSKLKVRKIAVYGTLNPGVYAKDVILHIIRSLGVKGGVGYAYEFAGTTFEQMNMEERMTVCNMAIEGGARCGYVNPDQVTYDYLKGRDFAPIDADWDKAVAWWDSIKSDADAQYDDVVIFDAAEISPTVTWGITPGQGIGVNQSVPQPEELLEEDRFIAEEAYRYMDLYPGQPIKGTKIDVCFIGSCTNGRITDLREAAKIAKGRHVAEGIKAFVVPGSERVKQEAEAEGLDKIFQEAGFEWREPGCSMCLAMNPDKLQGRQISASSSNRNFKGRQGSSSGRTLLMSPAMVATAAIKGEVSDVRELL, encoded by the coding sequence ATGAGCAAAGGTACCCTGTTTGATAAAGTTTGGGACTTACACACCGTTGGTACACTTCCCTCAGGACTGACGCAACTATTTATCGGGCTTCACCTAATTCATGAAGTCACTAGTCCCCAAGCCTTTGCTATGTTACGCGAGAGGGGTCTAAAAGTCCTGTTTCCACAGCGTACCGTCGCCACAGTCGATCATATTGTGCCTACAGAAAACCAGGCGCGTCCCTTTGCCGATAACTTGGCAGAGGAAATGATCCAGGCGCTGGAAAATAACTGTCAAGAAAATGGCATAACTTTTTACAATATCGGTTCTGGTAGCCAGGGTATAGTTCACGTCATCGCTCCCGAACTTGGGCTGACTCAGCCAGGAATGACGATCGCTTGTGGAGATAGCCACACATCGAGTCATGGGGCATTTGGTGCGATCGCATTTGGTATTGGAACTAGTCAAGTCCGGGATGTTCTCGCTTCCCAAACTCTCGCCCTCTCTAAACTGAAAGTCCGCAAAATCGCAGTTTACGGCACTCTTAACCCTGGTGTTTACGCCAAAGATGTAATTTTACATATCATCCGCTCACTTGGTGTTAAAGGTGGCGTGGGCTATGCTTACGAATTTGCCGGTACGACATTTGAGCAAATGAATATGGAAGAGAGGATGACTGTCTGCAATATGGCGATCGAAGGCGGTGCTAGATGCGGCTACGTTAATCCTGATCAAGTCACCTACGATTACCTCAAAGGCAGAGATTTTGCTCCCATTGATGCAGATTGGGATAAAGCAGTGGCTTGGTGGGATTCCATCAAGAGCGATGCTGATGCCCAGTACGATGATGTAGTCATATTTGACGCTGCGGAAATTTCTCCAACCGTCACCTGGGGGATTACTCCCGGTCAAGGTATCGGTGTCAACCAGTCAGTCCCTCAACCGGAAGAACTGCTTGAAGAAGACCGATTTATTGCTGAAGAAGCTTACCGCTACATGGATCTATATCCTGGTCAACCGATCAAGGGCACTAAAATAGATGTCTGCTTTATTGGGAGTTGCACCAACGGCAGAATTACTGATTTGCGAGAAGCGGCGAAAATCGCCAAAGGTCGCCACGTTGCAGAAGGAATCAAAGCCTTTGTTGTCCCCGGTTCTGAAAGGGTGAAGCAAGAGGCGGAAGCTGAAGGACTGGATAAAATCTTTCAGGAAGCCGGATTTGAATGGCGTGAACCAGGATGTTCCATGTGTCTGGCCATGAACCCCGATAAGCTACAAGGAAGACAAATCAGCGCTTCTTCCTCCAACCGCAACTTTAAAGGAAGACAAGGTTCCTCTTCTGGTCGGACATTGTTAATGAGTCCGGCAATGGTCGCCACAGCTGCGATTAAAGGCGAAGTCTCTGATGTGCGTGAGTTGCTGTAA
- a CDS encoding WD40 domain-containing protein yields the protein MSIDLREFYQASDPSRTLFVNNSSDGKYYIDFSSVRGGDILGKLKQKITFFKPNEPTCTLFTGHIGCGKSTELLRLQAELEKLGFHVVYFESSDDLEMTDVDIADVLLAIARRVSQSLDKITLESPNKFNELLQGAWKILNSEVTGGKLKVPVLGDVGLSADKDKLSLSVGIGEITSKMKNDPTLREKLNQYLAPQKTKLLEAINQELLEPAIAKLKQQGKSPDGKTLASGSLDTTIKLWDVSTGKAIKTLTGHSSGVNSVRFSPDGKTLASGSLDTTIKLWDVSTGKAIKTLTGHRSRVISVGFSPDGKTLASGSSDKTVILWDLDFDNLLLSGCNLLNNYLVAHPEVLEELRSCQSPLQLAQGATVLVIQGEKLARNDDINGAVEKFGKAQQWDNNPLLSLSVRAIARSLMRQ from the coding sequence ATGTCCATAGATTTACGGGAATTTTATCAGGCTAGCGATCCCAGCAGAACTCTGTTTGTCAACAATAGCTCTGATGGCAAGTATTACATAGATTTTTCCTCGGTACGAGGTGGTGATATTCTTGGCAAGCTGAAGCAGAAAATTACCTTTTTTAAGCCCAATGAACCCACCTGCACGTTATTTACTGGGCATATTGGTTGTGGGAAATCGACAGAATTATTACGGTTACAGGCAGAACTGGAAAAGTTAGGCTTCCATGTCGTCTATTTTGAGTCCAGTGATGACCTGGAAATGACCGATGTCGATATTGCTGATGTGCTGCTAGCGATCGCTCGTCGTGTGAGTCAAAGTCTGGATAAAATTACTCTAGAGTCACCCAATAAGTTTAATGAGTTGCTGCAAGGTGCTTGGAAAATCTTAAACTCCGAGGTGACGGGGGGGAAACTTAAGGTTCCGGTGCTTGGTGATGTCGGTTTATCCGCAGATAAAGATAAGCTTTCTCTGTCTGTGGGCATTGGTGAAATCACCAGCAAGATGAAAAATGACCCAACCCTGCGAGAAAAACTCAATCAGTATTTAGCACCGCAAAAAACGAAACTGCTGGAAGCGATTAATCAAGAATTATTGGAACCTGCGATCGCTAAACTCAAACAGCAGGGTAAAAGCCCCGATGGCAAGACACTGGCTTCTGGCAGTTTAGACACCACGATCAAACTCTGGGATGTCAGCACAGGCAAAGCGATCAAAACCCTGACTGGGCATAGCAGTGGGGTCAATAGCGTCAGATTCAGCCCCGATGGCAAGACACTGGCTTCTGGCAGTTTAGACACCACGATCAAACTCTGGGATGTCAGCACAGGCAAAGCGATCAAAACCCTGACTGGGCATAGGAGTAGGGTCATTAGCGTCGGATTCAGCCCCGATGGCAAGACACTGGCTTCTGGCAGTTCTGACAAGACCGTGATTTTATGGGATTTGGATTTCGATAATTTATTACTCAGTGGTTGCAACTTGTTGAATAATTACCTAGTTGCCCATCCTGAAGTGTTAGAAGAGTTGCGATCATGCCAAAGTCCATTGCAGTTGGCGCAAGGGGCGACAGTGTTAGTCATCCAAGGCGAGAAGTTAGCGCGAAATGATGATATTAATGGCGCTGTTGAAAAGTTTGGCAAAGCACAGCAGTGGGATAATAACCCTCTTTTGTCACTTTCCGTGAGGGCGATCGCTAGAAGCCTCATGAGGCAATGA
- a CDS encoding alpha/beta hydrolase translates to MSLYCLVHGAFQATWCWNLLIPYLEAQGHKTVAMDLPIENASATLSQLADVVIQALPKTDDDIVLVGHSMAGTIIPLVAEVVKVRQLVFVAALLPYPGISTLDQFSHHLDSDTLKSFNYQPKEPSKLEQFHDEPDMFEPASVGKDYSDEAVLREFFFHDCQPDVAQWAISKSRSQQSMAYIFETNPLQALPNVERKYIVCADDRILSPTWSRYAAPKRLGVDAIELPSGHCPHLSRPDLLASILTSD, encoded by the coding sequence ATGAGCCTATATTGTCTAGTTCACGGTGCCTTCCAAGCTACTTGGTGTTGGAATTTGCTCATTCCCTATTTAGAAGCACAGGGTCACAAAACTGTAGCAATGGATTTACCAATTGAAAATGCATCTGCTACTTTGTCCCAACTTGCAGATGTAGTAATTCAAGCACTGCCAAAAACTGATGATGATATTGTGCTAGTCGGTCACTCAATGGCTGGTACTATAATTCCCTTGGTTGCAGAAGTGGTAAAAGTGCGTCAACTAGTGTTTGTGGCTGCGCTACTCCCGTATCCTGGAATCAGTACACTCGATCAATTTTCTCATCATCTTGATTCTGATACCCTCAAATCATTTAATTACCAGCCAAAAGAGCCAAGTAAACTCGAACAGTTCCACGATGAGCCTGATATGTTTGAACCAGCTTCCGTAGGCAAAGATTATTCAGATGAAGCAGTATTGAGGGAGTTTTTCTTTCATGATTGTCAACCGGATGTAGCACAGTGGGCAATCTCGAAAAGTCGTTCGCAACAATCTATGGCATATATATTTGAAACGAATCCTCTACAAGCTTTGCCAAATGTTGAACGTAAATATATTGTTTGTGCCGATGACCGAATATTGTCTCCTACATGGTCACGCTACGCTGCACCCAAACGCTTAGGAGTCGATGCCATTGAGCTACCTTCTGGACATTGCCCACACCTGTCTCGTCCTGACCTTCTCGCCTCAATATTAACTAGTGATTAA
- a CDS encoding PIN domain-containing protein produces the protein MSSGTSFIDTNIWLYRLFDDKKMEVTERTRKRNIAIAITEAERIIISTHVVNKVVANLLKKAAFNEVQIKAVIQ, from the coding sequence ATGAGTTCTGGTACATCTTTTATTGATACAAATATTTGGCTTTATCGTTTATTTGACGATAAGAAGATGGAGGTTACAGAAAGAACAAGAAAGCGTAATATTGCTATTGCAATTACAGAAGCTGAAAGAATCATCATTAGTACACACGTTGTGAATAAGGTTGTTGCCAATTTGCTTAAAAAAGCAGCCTTTAACGAAGTACAAATTAAAGCTGTGATTCAGTAG
- a CDS encoding metal-binding protein has protein sequence MPSGRTHDRITMYALPFVAGVTFWQTRSSNATLLVAGGFLFGGLMFGPDLDIYSVQFQRWGFLRWIWLPYQKSLRHRSFLSHGPIIGTILRILYLGCLLAIVAIFILAVAEKLWNLSFTWQDLGQTVGRSLVQYDTEYIALFLGLEFGAMSHSLSDWGGSAYKRFKKQGVRGLLPSGKIKRRKVRGGSRRARVKK, from the coding sequence ATGCCCTCTGGTCGGACGCACGATCGCATTACTATGTATGCTCTGCCGTTCGTGGCGGGCGTTACTTTCTGGCAAACTCGCAGTAGCAATGCAACTTTGTTGGTTGCAGGGGGGTTTCTCTTTGGCGGGCTGATGTTTGGCCCCGATTTAGATATTTACTCTGTGCAATTTCAACGCTGGGGTTTCTTGCGCTGGATTTGGCTACCTTATCAAAAAAGTCTCCGGCATCGTTCTTTTTTATCCCACGGGCCGATTATTGGCACGATTCTGCGGATACTTTATCTGGGGTGTTTGCTTGCTATTGTGGCAATTTTCATTTTGGCAGTTGCCGAAAAGTTATGGAATTTGAGTTTTACTTGGCAAGATTTGGGACAAACTGTGGGGCGATCGCTCGTGCAATACGATACTGAATATATCGCCCTGTTTTTGGGGTTGGAATTCGGTGCGATGAGTCATTCTCTTAGCGATTGGGGGGGATCGGCTTATAAGCGGTTTAAAAAGCAGGGGGTTCGGGGGTTGCTTCCTAGTGGCAAAATTAAGAGGCGGAAAGTGAGGGGTGGTAGTCGTCGGGCGAGAGTAAAGAAATAA
- the mazG gene encoding nucleoside triphosphate pyrophosphohydrolase — MEKENESLAALQELIEVVAKLRSPDGGCPWDLAQTAETLTPYVIEEAYEVVDAIKSGDKGAITEELGDLLLQVVLQAQIASESGQFSLKEITQGISQKLIRRHPHVFGDVSVASVDEVRQNWEQIKAAEKGEASPEAQKLSAKLGRYGRTLPPLTAAMKISQKAAAIGFEWENIQGVWDKFHEELGEFQQALAEETPERQEAELGDLLFAVIQLARWHNLDPSAALQGTNQRFVQRLEKMEAVVDRPLSDYSLDELENLWQQAKAQLAQEGSGE; from the coding sequence ATGGAAAAGGAAAATGAGAGTTTGGCGGCGTTGCAGGAATTGATTGAGGTGGTGGCAAAATTGCGATCGCCTGATGGTGGTTGTCCTTGGGATTTGGCTCAAACTGCCGAAACGCTGACGCCTTATGTGATTGAGGAAGCTTATGAGGTGGTGGATGCGATTAAGAGTGGGGATAAGGGTGCGATCACTGAGGAGTTAGGCGATTTATTATTACAGGTGGTATTGCAAGCCCAAATTGCTAGCGAATCTGGGCAATTTTCTCTTAAAGAAATAACTCAGGGGATTTCCCAAAAGTTGATTCGCCGTCATCCCCATGTGTTTGGTGATGTGTCGGTTGCCAGTGTGGATGAGGTGCGGCAAAATTGGGAACAGATTAAAGCTGCGGAGAAAGGCGAAGCATCTCCAGAGGCGCAAAAACTTAGTGCTAAACTCGGTCGTTATGGGCGCACTCTTCCCCCACTGACGGCGGCAATGAAGATTTCTCAAAAGGCTGCGGCGATCGGGTTTGAATGGGAAAATATTCAGGGCGTTTGGGATAAGTTTCATGAGGAGTTGGGGGAGTTTCAACAGGCTTTAGCTGAGGAAACACCAGAACGGCAAGAAGCAGAATTAGGCGATTTACTGTTTGCAGTTATTCAGCTAGCCCGTTGGCATAATCTTGACCCCAGCGCCGCTTTGCAAGGCACAAATCAACGCTTTGTCCAGCGATTAGAAAAAATGGAGGCAGTTGTTGACCGTCCCCTTTCTGATTACAGTTTGGATGAGTTAGAAAACTTATGGCAACAGGCAAAAGCTCAACTTGCTCAAGAAGGGAGTGGGGAGTAG
- a CDS encoding aldehyde dehydrogenase family protein — MVTATVPGQQVKIGPTQLLINNEWVNSLSDRRFETINPTTGEVICEVSEADALDVDKAVEAARAAFTSGEWRKISATRRGKLLYKLADLIEQNIDELARLETLDNGKPLQDSLGDLGLVIACYRYYAGWADKVQGKTIPINGPYFCYTRHEPVGVVGQIIPWNFPLLMQAWKLAPALATGNTVVMKTAEQTPLSALRVGELIIEAGFPPGVVNILSGYGPTAGAAISHHMDIDKVAFTGSTEVGHLIMEAAAKSNLKRVTLELGGKSPNIVFADAGMDKAIAGSHNAIFFNQGQCCCAGSRLFVEEKCYDEFVARTVERAKVRVVGNPFDANTEQGPQVDKDQFDRVMSYIESGMGEGAQMLCGGNRVGDKGYFIAPTVFADVRDDMKIAQEEIFGPVMSIIKFKDIDEVIQRANATMYGLAAAVWTQDITKAHAIANNLRAGTVWVNCYNVFDAAAPFGGFKQSGIGRELGEYGLQQYTEIKTVTIKL, encoded by the coding sequence ATGGTTACAGCAACAGTACCAGGACAACAGGTTAAAATTGGCCCAACCCAATTGTTGATCAATAATGAGTGGGTAAATAGTCTCAGCGATCGCCGCTTTGAAACAATCAACCCGACTACAGGCGAGGTAATCTGTGAAGTCTCAGAAGCAGACGCTTTGGATGTAGACAAAGCAGTAGAAGCAGCCCGTGCTGCTTTCACTAGTGGAGAATGGAGAAAGATATCTGCTACCCGTCGCGGCAAGTTGCTTTACAAGCTAGCTGACTTAATTGAGCAAAATATTGATGAGTTGGCGCGGCTAGAAACTCTCGACAACGGTAAGCCATTACAAGATTCATTAGGTGACTTGGGGTTAGTCATCGCCTGCTATCGTTACTATGCAGGTTGGGCTGACAAAGTACAAGGTAAAACTATTCCGATTAACGGCCCATACTTCTGCTACACTCGCCATGAACCTGTGGGTGTAGTTGGTCAAATTATCCCGTGGAATTTTCCCCTATTGATGCAGGCGTGGAAATTAGCACCGGCCTTGGCAACTGGTAATACAGTAGTTATGAAAACAGCAGAACAAACACCATTATCAGCGCTGCGGGTTGGTGAGTTGATTATTGAAGCTGGTTTTCCCCCTGGTGTGGTGAACATCTTATCAGGATATGGGCCAACCGCCGGGGCTGCGATATCTCATCACATGGATATTGACAAAGTAGCATTTACTGGTTCCACTGAAGTCGGTCATCTAATTATGGAAGCAGCCGCCAAAAGTAACCTGAAGCGCGTCACTTTGGAACTTGGTGGTAAAAGTCCTAACATCGTCTTTGCCGATGCTGGTATGGACAAGGCGATCGCAGGTTCCCACAATGCCATATTCTTTAACCAAGGGCAATGCTGCTGTGCTGGTTCGCGGTTGTTTGTCGAAGAAAAATGCTATGACGAGTTTGTTGCTAGAACTGTAGAAAGGGCAAAAGTGCGGGTTGTTGGTAATCCCTTCGATGCCAACACAGAACAAGGGCCGCAAGTAGACAAAGACCAATTTGATCGGGTGATGAGCTATATCGAATCTGGAATGGGCGAAGGGGCCCAGATGCTATGTGGTGGTAATCGAGTCGGCGACAAGGGTTATTTTATCGCCCCCACAGTCTTTGCAGATGTCCGCGATGACATGAAGATTGCCCAAGAGGAAATCTTTGGCCCAGTAATGAGCATCATCAAGTTTAAAGATATTGATGAAGTCATTCAACGAGCGAATGCCACAATGTACGGATTAGCAGCCGCAGTATGGACTCAGGATATTACTAAAGCACATGCGATCGCCAACAATCTCCGGGCTGGTACTGTGTGGGTAAACTGCTACAACGTATTCGATGCTGCTGCACCTTTCGGTGGATTCAAGCAATCTGGTATTGGTCGAGAACTCGGCGAATATGGTTTGCAGCAGTACACCGAAATAAAGACCGTTACCATCAAATTGTAG